In the genome of Kitasatospora cathayae, one region contains:
- a CDS encoding HNH endonuclease yields MIDARAAIARYYGGRRTPPKTYSRARIFARWRGCCYCDGPAEVLDHIDPISRGGADAAGNLVPACSACNASKGALTLSEWASTF; encoded by the coding sequence TTGATAGACGCGCGTGCGGCAATCGCCCGGTACTACGGGGGCCGCCGCACCCCTCCCAAGACCTACTCCCGGGCGCGCATCTTCGCCCGCTGGCGCGGCTGTTGCTACTGCGACGGACCGGCGGAAGTTCTGGACCACATAGACCCCATATCGCGCGGCGGCGCCGATGCGGCGGGCAACCTGGTACCGGCATGCTCCGCCTGCAACGCCAGCAAGGGAGCGCTCACGCTGTCCGAATGGGCCTCTACGTTCTAG
- a CDS encoding DUF397 domain-containing protein, with translation MTEPAWFKSSYSNNGGACVEVAANIPGVVPVRDSKDPEGPSLVFPADAWSAFLSAVQGGEFGTI, from the coding sequence GAACCCGCATGGTTCAAGTCCAGCTACAGCAACAACGGCGGCGCATGCGTAGAGGTGGCCGCCAACATCCCCGGCGTTGTCCCCGTGCGTGACTCCAAGGACCCCGAGGGCCCGTCCCTGGTCTTCCCGGCTGACGCTTGGTCGGCCTTTCTCTCGGCTGTGCAGGGCGGGGAGTTCGGCACCATCTGA
- a CDS encoding RNA polymerase sigma factor: MINLSEQQIADAKASDLEATAAVIRETEDRVLQLAKRAATVGGRVNHDLMDECAQEGRIAVWECIERFEGTTVAQFFTFVDRTVQGRLTDVRKVETRQGVSRSAANDFERCLPMAGGDPYEAEKLACAPDSPLGKRRMTPDMALACRMAWQGVEHIDRPAFGAEEDTPGERAYRIEATYGVPGEDMTPADVENERKNGIRTAVRGTLAKMPGGQARVLRADYGIGDSAYYGDVVGGADAEMAHDFGVTMNAIKVARSKGKKTFAGLYVAGEFGALAS, encoded by the coding sequence GTGATCAACCTGTCTGAGCAGCAGATCGCAGACGCCAAGGCAAGCGACCTTGAAGCCACTGCCGCCGTGATCCGCGAGACGGAAGACCGGGTTCTCCAGCTGGCCAAGCGTGCTGCGACCGTCGGGGGGCGCGTGAACCACGATCTCATGGACGAGTGCGCACAGGAGGGGCGCATTGCGGTCTGGGAGTGCATAGAGCGCTTCGAGGGCACGACGGTCGCACAGTTCTTCACCTTCGTTGACCGCACGGTCCAGGGCCGACTTACGGACGTGCGCAAGGTGGAGACTCGGCAGGGCGTCAGCCGGTCGGCCGCCAACGACTTTGAGCGCTGCTTGCCCATGGCCGGGGGTGACCCGTACGAGGCCGAGAAGCTGGCTTGCGCGCCGGATTCGCCGCTTGGCAAGCGCCGGATGACCCCTGACATGGCGCTTGCGTGCCGCATGGCTTGGCAGGGCGTTGAGCACATCGACCGGCCAGCCTTCGGTGCCGAGGAAGACACCCCGGGCGAGCGTGCCTACCGCATCGAAGCAACGTACGGCGTGCCTGGCGAGGACATGACTCCCGCCGACGTGGAGAACGAGCGCAAGAACGGCATTCGGACGGCCGTACGCGGAACGCTCGCCAAGATGCCCGGCGGGCAGGCCCGGGTACTGCGCGCGGACTACGGAATCGGGGACAGCGCGTACTACGGAGACGTGGTCGGCGGGGCGGACGCGGAAATGGCGCACGACTTCGGCGTGACCATGAACGCAATCAAGGTTGCGCGCAGCAAGGGTAAGAAGACCTTTGCCGGGCTGTATGTTGCGGGCGAGTTCGGCGCTCTGGCGAGCTAG